Proteins found in one Zea mays cultivar B73 chromosome 1, Zm-B73-REFERENCE-NAM-5.0, whole genome shotgun sequence genomic segment:
- the LOC100283503 gene encoding Isoaspartyl peptidase/L-asparaginase 1, translating to MGWALALHGGAGDVPRTLPPESREPRLATLRRCLDIGTAALREGRTALDVVELVVRELEDCPHFNAGRGSVLTSAGTVEMEACVMEGATLHCGAVSGLSTVANAVSLARLVMEKTPHIYLAFDGAEAFAREQGVETKDPSHFITDNNIERLRQAKEANRVQIDYTQPAAGQSQKAQAVVDDNCQTGTVGCVAVDAAGNLATATSTGGLVNKMPGRIGDTPLVGAGTYANALCAVSATGKGEEIIRRTVARDVAALMERGDALPLRDAAARVVAGAARGAVGLVAVSRQGEVCMAHNTTAMFRACATEAGHTEVGIWTDAADAGTGADGETVSVAL from the exons ATGGGGTGGGCGCTGGCTCTGCACGGCGGCGCCGGGGACGTGCCGCGCACGCTGCCGCCCGAGAGCAGGGAGCCGCGCCTCGCCACACTCCGCCGCTGCCTCGACATCGGCACCGCCGCGCTCCGGGAGGGCCGCACCGCGCTCGACGTTGTCGAGCTCGTC GTGAGGGAGCTGGAGGACTGCCCGCACTTCAACGCCGGCCGGGGCTCCGTGCTCACCTCCGCCGGCACCGTCGAGATGGAGGCCTGCGTCATGGAGGGAGCCACCCTGCACTGCGGCGCGGTCTCCGGACTCTCCACCGTCGCCAACGCCGTCTCCCTCGCCAGACTCGTCATGGAGAAGACGCCGCACATCTACCTCGCCTTCGATGGCGCCGAGGCCTTCGCCAGGGAACAG GGGGTGGAGACTAAGGATCCAAGCCACTTTATCACGGACAACAATATCGAGCGTCTGAGGCAGGCCAAAGAGGCCAACAGGGTGCAG ATCGACTACACCCAGCCAGCAGCAGGCCAAAGCCAAAAGGCCCAGGCCGTGGTGGACGACAACTGCCAGACGGGCACGGTAGGGTGCGTGGCCGTGGACGCGGCGGGCAACCTCGCGACGGCGACGTCCACGGGCGGGCTGGTGAACAAGATGCCCGGCAGGATCGGCGACACGCCTCTGGTGGGCGCCGGAACGTACGCCAACGCGCTGTGCGCGGTGTCCGCCACGGGCAAGGGCGAGGAGATCATCCGCCGCACGGTGGCGCGCGACGTCGCGGCGCTGATGGAGCGCGGGGACGCGCTCCCGCTGCGCGACGCCGCGGCGCGCGTCGTGGCGGGGGCGGCCCGCGGCGCCGTGGGGCTGGTGGCCGTGTCGCGCCAGGGGGAGGTCTGTATGGCGCACAACACCACCGCCATGTTCAGGGCGTGCGCCACCGAGGCCGGCCACACCGAAGTCGGCATCTGGacggacgccgccgacgcaggcaCGGGCGCGGACGGAGAGACTGTCAGCGTCGcgctctag